One window from the genome of bacterium encodes:
- a CDS encoding sulfite exporter TauE/SafE family protein, which yields MLFFAGFLLLGLGVGLLGTLVGAGGGFILTPLLLLIFPEKPSQIITATSLSVVGLNALSGSIAYFRLGRIDLKTSLTYSLAASPWVVLGVFFTSKVNRGPFDIMLGMVLLALCVALFRRPAAEKNNSPSSNDGMAPRRIIDRAGHVYEYRFRFRLGIWISTVVGFLSSFFGIGGGALYVSMMIQFLRVPPHIATATTQALLFVTVAIAVLVHFLQGHLSTMGDLVLPLAIGVIAGAQGGAYLSQKLGSNTLKRVLALLLVLVSVQLLYKGTLFLWP from the coding sequence ATGCTATTTTTTGCGGGATTTCTTCTGCTCGGCCTGGGCGTCGGACTTCTCGGCACTCTCGTCGGAGCGGGCGGCGGCTTCATCCTCACTCCCCTCCTTCTGCTCATTTTCCCGGAAAAACCTTCCCAAATTATTACGGCGACCTCTCTCTCCGTCGTCGGCCTCAACGCCCTCTCGGGCTCTATCGCCTACTTCCGGCTCGGCCGCATCGATCTCAAAACCAGTCTCACCTACAGCCTCGCCGCATCTCCCTGGGTTGTACTTGGGGTTTTCTTTACCAGCAAAGTGAACCGGGGACCTTTTGACATTATGCTGGGCATGGTACTCCTTGCCCTTTGTGTGGCCTTGTTCCGCCGCCCTGCTGCGGAAAAAAACAATTCGCCATCTTCGAATGACGGAATGGCGCCGCGCCGCATCATCGATCGCGCCGGACATGTTTATGAATACCGCTTCCGCTTCCGCCTCGGCATCTGGATCAGCACAGTCGTGGGCTTTCTTTCCAGTTTTTTCGGAATCGGCGGCGGCGCACTATACGTGTCCATGATGATCCAGTTCCTCCGGGTCCCGCCCCATATCGCCACCGCGACCACGCAAGCCCTTCTTTTTGTCACAGTCGCGATCGCCGTTCTCGTGCATTTCCTGCAAGGACACCTCTCTACGATGGGAGATCTCGTTCTCCCGCTGGCCATTGGCGTTATCGCCGGCGCCCAGGGGGGAGCCTATTTATCTCAAAAGCTCGGCTCCAATACATTGAAGCGGGTCCTCGCCCTCCTCCTGGTCCTCGTCTCCGTGCAGTTGCTCTACAAAGGAACTCTTTTCCTCTGGCCGTAA
- a CDS encoding enoyl-CoA hydratase/isomerase family protein yields the protein MEYKNIVVEVKERALWVGINRPKVLNSFDMDTLDEVIHAFPRLDEDPDIGVGVLYGKGKNFSAGGDMNAMMALDQTTGHIWNNKMRRLCMTLRNCGKPTIAMVRGWCIGGGNEWQLYCDLCIASENAIFGQSGAKVGALPVVGATQYLPILMGDRRAREMLFLAKRFTAAEAKEVGLINEVVPDETLEEKTREWCATILSHAPATLRYMKTNLNFLGDLHYPSWMHGSELLNAVWNNEQSDEGMTAFLEKRPPDFSRFPR from the coding sequence ATGGAATACAAAAATATCGTCGTCGAAGTAAAAGAACGCGCCCTTTGGGTGGGGATCAACCGCCCCAAAGTCCTGAACTCTTTTGACATGGATACCCTCGATGAAGTGATTCATGCCTTCCCCCGCCTCGATGAGGACCCCGATATCGGCGTCGGCGTCCTCTATGGGAAGGGAAAAAATTTCTCCGCGGGCGGCGACATGAACGCCATGATGGCACTGGATCAGACCACGGGTCATATCTGGAACAACAAAATGCGGCGCCTCTGCATGACGCTCCGCAACTGCGGCAAGCCGACGATCGCCATGGTCCGGGGATGGTGCATCGGCGGAGGAAACGAATGGCAACTCTATTGCGATCTCTGCATTGCAAGCGAAAATGCCATCTTCGGCCAATCGGGTGCCAAGGTCGGGGCCTTGCCCGTCGTGGGCGCCACCCAATATCTGCCCATTCTGATGGGAGATCGGAGGGCGCGGGAGATGCTCTTCCTCGCCAAGCGGTTCACGGCGGCAGAGGCCAAGGAAGTCGGATTGATCAACGAGGTCGTCCCGGACGAGACACTCGAGGAGAAAACCCGTGAGTGGTGCGCCACGATACTGAGCCATGCCCCGGCCACCCTTCGCTACATGAAAACCAATCTGAACTTTCTGGGAGATCTGCACTACCCATCCTGGATGCATGGCAGCGAACTGCTGAACGCCGTTTGGAACAACGAGCAGTCCGACGAGGGAATGACGGCGTTTCTCGAAAAGCGGCCGCCTGACTTCAGCCGCTTCCCGCGCTAA
- a CDS encoding XRE family transcriptional regulator, with protein sequence MSEIHPNLGERLRRLREEKGFSRSALARRAGLDPEKIQKIEADEAEITVPILRKLAAALEIDIFQLLAVSSPEINYTVRLASPGENLPPGHMDVVPVPIVSGNVAGGNARIVNESILDWLFLPQKEFGDRSGRLVAVEIFGRSMEPDIPDGSIVVVDRGDRDINPESFYALRDTDGGCTIKRVQILDEAYVALVPSNRDEFRVEFWKLDLGESLNDRVIGKVVWVGRNLLRQDKVAENRPPYGRPNPGRGEKPKKDDDLF encoded by the coding sequence TTGAGCGAAATTCATCCAAATCTGGGCGAGCGTCTGCGACGGCTCCGCGAAGAGAAAGGCTTCTCCCGTTCTGCGCTGGCACGGCGAGCCGGACTCGACCCGGAAAAAATCCAGAAGATCGAAGCCGACGAGGCGGAAATCACCGTACCGATCCTCCGAAAGCTTGCCGCCGCACTGGAGATCGATATTTTCCAGCTGCTCGCGGTCTCCTCTCCTGAAATCAACTACACAGTCCGACTGGCGTCACCGGGTGAGAATCTACCGCCCGGCCATATGGACGTGGTTCCCGTCCCTATCGTCAGCGGAAACGTAGCCGGAGGCAATGCGCGGATTGTCAACGAAAGCATCCTCGACTGGCTGTTTTTGCCCCAAAAAGAATTCGGCGATCGTTCGGGTAGGCTGGTGGCCGTGGAGATCTTCGGCCGCAGCATGGAGCCCGACATTCCCGACGGCTCCATCGTCGTTGTCGATCGCGGTGATCGGGATATCAACCCGGAAAGCTTCTACGCGCTTCGGGATACCGACGGAGGGTGCACCATCAAGCGGGTGCAGATTCTGGATGAGGCATATGTCGCGCTTGTCCCCTCGAACCGGGACGAATTTCGCGTCGAATTCTGGAAGCTCGACCTCGGAGAGTCCCTCAACGATCGGGTTATCGGAAAAGTCGTTTGGGTCGGAAGAAATTTGCTGCGGCAGGACAAGGTGGCCGAGAATCGGCCTCCTTACGGAAGACCGAACCCTGGGCGCGGGGAGAAACCGAAAAAAGACGACGATCTTTTCTAG